The Antechinus flavipes isolate AdamAnt ecotype Samford, QLD, Australia chromosome 4, AdamAnt_v2, whole genome shotgun sequence genomic interval CCCTAGCTCCAGCTACCCCCAGATATGTTCAGGGACAGATGTGCAGCTGACCAGATGGATGCTTTTTAGGGACATAGCCTCAAAAAGCAATTCAGTGCTTTATTCTGAGTGACTGTTTAGTAAATTTGCCTTCTGCACAAGCATCAATGGAAGAGCTGATGGAACAAGCAGCTATGGCCCCAATTTACTGACACTATGAAGGTGTGAGCTAGAAACAAAGAGGCCTCCCATGGAATCTGAACCCAGCAGCTGATTTGACATGGCTCTGCACCCTCCCTATCAGGTAtctaaaggagaaagaaggactGGCACCAACCAAGTGCCAAGCAGTTCCACAATGTTAAAACTctaaaaattttcctttaaaaaaaaaatatttgtacaaCAGAAACTGGtgttgaaagaaaaatttcagttgAATCAGGTGCAGCCTGGCTAAAAAACTAGAGAAGAATGCAGAAGACGCCCTGGAAGTGGAGGAGGACATCTGGTCTGGGTGGGCAGCTGAGCTTTGAACAGGCATCCACTTGCCAGCCCTCCTCTGAATCAGTGAAACAGGGCCTGTGCCTTTTAAGGGAAATCAACAAACATGCACAGCCTACTCTTCCCTACCCAGCTGGGAGGTGCTGCCTTTGCTCCTCCAACAGTCATGAGGAAGCCCTGATTCAGCAGCTAAGAAATGGGCTCTTTTAAGGCAATTTAGACACTGCAGATTGTTCCACATAGAAAAGAGTACCTTAGTGTTTTCTGTGATTAAGGTACCCCATTAAGACTAAGGTGCCCCAGGATAGGTAAAGGTAACTATAGGAAAGTATCACCCCTCCTAGCTAGGAACATGAATTCCTCCTGTAGTGACTAGGGTAAGAAAGCCTGACcctcagtttcatctgtaaagCTAGGAAACAAATCCCTGTGCGGTTTAGCGAGCTTAGACAGACAAAGACATGAGAAAAAGAGTATTAAACCACAGagaaaagaaacttaagaaaggagtaaaatgaaaataaaagttattaaaaaaaatttttttaaagttatgtggTTCTGTGTGGACTGGTCCTCTGCAATATGGTCCATCAGTATctgtaataaaaggaaattaattggTCAGTTCTTTTTGAGAAAATTCAAGAGGCTGACTTCAATACATTTCCCACTTCTTTTAATAGCTCGTTACCCAATAAGGATAAGACTCACTCCTTcagcatttttctcttttacaaataCCTATTTCTGATAATACAATCAAGGACCCTATTTACCTCCTATTTTACTTGCTGCCTACTTCAGAAGCAGAGTTCTTGCATCTTGTACTCTTGCCAATCAGGTCCATTTCTGGTCTTCAGTTAAAATGGACTACCTTTTCAGTGGGCTAGATTTAGAGAAGAGCTTACTTTACCTCCCCATTCTACCCCTTTCTCTCCTAAGGTTACCTGTAATAATTGGGCTTGAATGGCCCATTTTTGTTGAGTCCCAGATATTTTGCTTGGTCATCTGTCAGCTCTGTCAGGTGGGCATCGAATGAAGGTAGGTGCAAACTGGCCACATATTCATCTaggaaaagcaaagaaggaagcTAAACAGCTTGGCTGCTCCATGTGAGGACCCTGAGCTACAGCCTCACCTTCCACTGCTCTAGACTCCTTCCCATTGGCAGGCCCTGAGGAAGCAACTGATGGGTGCTACTAACTACAGTAAAAAATGGTCATTTGGTCCTTAGTTAAAATAGTCATGGGGAATGTTGGCTAAACTGTTAGATTAATGAAACTTGGAATCCACCAAAACACCCATCTTTTCAGATGAAtgctttattatctattatctagCCATATTTTCCCAAACTGtacttatagatttttttttttgaatctaatATAAGATTTTAGATGTATCCCTATTAAATCCCACCTTACTAGTTTTAGCCTATTGTTACAGCCTGCCAAGATTGTTTTGGATCTTAACTGACAACTAATATGCTAGCAACTATTTCTATTAACTCTGTGTCATGTCTATTGGATAAGCATGTCACTTATGCCTTTATCTGAATTACCAACAAAACTGTTAAGTATTTTAGGGCTCACCAAGGCTGATCCCTGGGGAATCTACTAAAGACTGCCTCTTATCTTCTCCAAATTGATGTCTTTTGTCAATACCAAACTATTACTGATTACTTTTTGGTTTAATTACCGCTCAACCAGTTTTGAATCTAACAATACTACTAATTTAAtccatttctttccatctttccaagAGAATAACTTAAGAAACTtgtcaaatgttttgctaaaatctaggtaaactatatCTTTAGCATTCTCTTGATCAATACCCCtcttgagaaaggaaacaaagttaATTTGTTTACCTTGTACAGTGACATCAAAGGGTAGTTTATAAATGCATTAATAATCTCAAAAAGTTCCATAGTTTACATACTTTACTTTCCTCACATCATCCAAGGCAGGTAATCCTGGTATCTCCCTGACTcccacattttacaaaaaaaagaaccagagTAATTAAGGGATTTACTTAGGGAAACATTGTTATAAAGGGCTAGAATTGGGTCATGAACTcaaatctcctgactccaggcccagagtgCTGCCCAAATCAGAATTGGGAATATTATGCAATGATGCATATGGCTGGATAATTCAGACAAATCCCTGTGGTTTTTCCCTCACCCATCTTCTTAGGCAGCAAGTATACATCCTGTTTGTAGCGTCCTTCAGGGGCATTGTAGAGTTCTATTAGAGCCAAAGCCTATGGtggataaaatgggaaaagatgagAACAAAACCCAATTTTTGGTACAACAGCAGCCCATGTGTTTTTCAAATAGCCCTAATTCTGCCTTGTTgagttttcctttctcctttaggAGAGCATTTTAGATTATTCCTCATTTAGTGCTGACTTGAAAATCCAGAACAGGCATGTTGTAAAGATAGCTGATGGCCACCTGTTCAAAGAAGAGTATGAATTCCCCTCTATTGTTAAGAACTCTGTTTTCTTCCATTAATCCCAATATTAGGAGGAGTCAAGGTCTCCAGTCACATACCTGGGTTGTAGCGGTGATGGAAAGAACAAAAGTGGGAACTGTTGAACAGCTCAGGTTAAGTAGGCGACCCTGAAAAAAATGCATCAAGAAGTAGAGGACAATGGTGGGGATCAGTTCTGTTGCTACTCTTAGTTATAAATTCAAATGACATAGGAGCCAGTCTACTATTGGATAGGATTCAGAGCCTCTCTAGGCTCAGTATGAAGAAAAGCGAAGTATTGTGCTACTCTTAAGTTCTAGGTCCTTTATCTCCCTTTTTTCTACCACACCTTATCCTTAATATCTGGTGCTCCCTTAGTAAATAAATCTGGGTCCAAGGGGCTAAAGAATAAGAATTAGTTAACAGTTTTCTCTAGAATATAAAACTTAACTATAGATAACCATTTAAAgttccattcctttctctctacCTTCTTGTCATACACAGATCTCTATCCCACATCAAAGCCAGATCCCTTCTGGAAGTATACCTCTGCCAAGAGGACAACACGTTTGCCATCTGGCCATATGACATGGTCCACTTGAGAGCGAACTCGCTCCCATGTCAATTCTGGTGTCCGGAGGCTTGTCTGAAAGGGAGAGAACAAACTGAACTgtagctataaaataaaaaaagagaatagaaacaaATGTCTAAGATAGTGGTCattcaggatcaaatgaaagaggAGTCTTACGACATCAATTTCAGTATTGGAGTGGCCCATGTTGCACACGATGCAGCTGTTCTTCATTCTATCCAAGTGTTCCCGGGTTACtacatttttatttcctgaagggaaaaaaaggatgattGGGATAGAGGTATACACTAAAGAAGAAATGCTAAACGGTTCAGGATTAACTATGGCATGGAgaagttttctgaaaaaaaaaaaaaacggaccTCTAGGTTTGGTTACAAGACAAATCAGACCAAAGAAGCCAATCAAACCTTCCCCATTCTTTCTAAGTCCTGTTGACCTAGTTTTTAATTCAAAAGAGCATAAAAGTAAGCACAGGTTTCACTTGCCTTGTAACAAGCTTCAAATGCCAGACTGTTTCAAACTTTGCTTATTCTTGTAGGTCAATAATTCTCAAACTTTCTGGTCTCAGGACTTttttacacttaaaaaaattaaggatccTCAAGAATTTTAGTTTATATGGATTTATCTAACAATATTactgtattaaaaattaaaatgtcttagtaCAATTATGAAAATAGGTTTTGCTTCAAGTGTCCCCCTGAAAGGGTTTGGGGACTCCCAAGGTCCCTGGACCATAGTTTAAAGAACCTGTGCTATATGTTCTAAGCCCTCTTATCCAGACCCATTTCTGCATCTACCTGTGCAAGTGATCACTACATCCACTTGTCGAATGACTTCATTTAACTTCACCACCCGGAATCCATCcatactggaagaaaaaaaaaaactaatgagcaAGCATGCAGGCATTGCCATAGGAGCCAGGTCACTCAAACGCAAGACCTAATAATATCTATAGTCAAGTTTAGTATTACTTTCATAGTGATCACACATAAAAAACTAAGCTGAGGTAGTGAttatctttctgaaattatccaaAACTATAATTTCAgcaacagaaaaacaaaagacccTAGAATcaagggatagtttatctgtAGACTATGATGGTGAGGTTGCCTCAAAGGTTTTACTTATTAGACGAGCCAAAGATTACCAAACTAAGTCCTACATTCCCTCTGGGTTCCCCCTTCAGTATAAATGATATATCAAATTTCAAGGCCAAAGGAGTAAGAAGATAAACACTCATACAGGGGATCTACTACTAAATCTGGTGACATGATCACTGTTCCTTACCAGGCCTGAAGCGCACAGATAGGGTCAATCTCTGTGATGTAGACTATTGCTCCAAGTGCCTTCAGAGCAGCACAACATCCCTTTCCCACCTgcaaagcaagagaaagaaactgGGCTCTCAGACCTCTAAGCCTGAAGTGTTCAGAAAAGATTAGCTTCTTGATGAATGAGACTCAGCCTTTCTGAAGGCCTTCAATTGAATTTAATCTAGAGGacagaagaaaagcagaagtGAATACAGAGTACAATGCACATTCCATGCTAAGCCAGTAATTTACACCAGAAACAGAATGTTGAAAACAAACAAGGAAAcgggaagaagaggggagggataGGTGACTAGGCCAAGGTCAAGCAACAACAATCTTTTATCTATTACTCCACAAAAATCTGCATGGCCTTACTACAGAGATAATGACCTTAAAAATAAACTCAtcccctacttttttttaaatccattacATATCATGAAGATCACTGGAAAGTGATAGGGACAGATTCCTGACTAAATAAGATTTTCTCTATCAAAGAACACAACTCTTTGAGAGATAAGCCCTCTTACTAAGTCATAATTTTAATAACGGTTATTGTCCTCCCCAAAAAGTTCAGAATTTCCAGAAAAATTTGCCTGGTGCTGCACACAGCAAATAGCTACTAAACAGCTCATCCTTACTtttccaattttgctttttaaaaaaactagttCATAAAATTATACTTCAGGCAAAGCACAGGCTTACAAAGAAAAACTCCACAACAGTGATTTGTTCCATTTGAGACAACTCACAATCTATGTCACCCTGAATTCAGAACTTTACTCAAAAGTAATTAATGAGCTACTGCAAGCATAGCTAAAATGGATCCATCTGAATCAAAACTAATAAAAAACTACTTTTACCAAAGAACATGACCCagacattccattccattccccaCCCTGCCCACAATCTAAGAGAGGTAAACTGATTTTGTAAGTCTATCTacagcttggggaaaaaaaagctctttGCTGCTAGAATGAGGAAACCTTATCTAAAAGCATATGCAAAGCCTAATGAGCAGTAATCCCTCTTTTTGCATAAATTTCTATAAGACAAGTTACTTTACAGGAGTCTGTTAGGACACAAAAGATAGCCAGCAGATAGAATTGGGGGGAGAGGAGCTCAAAAAAGGCTGCCAAAGCCCAGCTATTTACCTCACCATACCCACACACCACCACTTGCTTCCCTCCAAACATCACATCTGTGGTCCTCTTGAGACtgtgaaaaaaagatgaaggttCCATCCAAATACTGCTAATTCAAATGCAATCCCAGTGTACAGTTTTCACATGAGAGAAGGCCCAGGGTGCCTCAGGTAAAGGGCACACACATGCCCAAAGTAAAGAGTGGCTATTCTTTAGTCAGTTAGGGTACCAAGTAATAGTATCCCAAGACTGTAAGCTGAAAAAGGGACTTGACACTATCAAGCCCAATCttttcagtttatagatgaggaaactgaggtcaagttAGGTAAAATGACTTTCTTGTGGGTCCCAAAGCAGGTGGCAGCATAAGGCTTCATATCTAGACCTGGGCCTGATCCTCTGTCCTCAAATTCATGGTTTTTTCTACAACAACTTCAAGCTCTCTGTCCTCCCCTTCCTCACAGGTTTGACACCAGCAGTGTCTACTCACCCATCCAAAATGGACTCTCGGCAGCAGTACAGGTTATCAAATTTCTGTTTGGTAACAGAGTCATTGACATTCATGGCTGGAACACAGAGCTTTCCAGCTTTGGAGAGCTGGTATAGCCTAAGAGGAGGAGAAACCACAAACACAAATTaactgaatgaaaatgaaatttgggaacaattgcattaattttgt includes:
- the AHCYL1 gene encoding S-adenosylhomocysteine hydrolase-like protein 1 isoform X2, giving the protein MSVPDAMPLPVAGVGVGVGEELKQAKEKEDAEKYSFMATVTKAPKKQIQFADDMQEFTKFPTKTGRRSLSRSISQSSTDSYSSAASYTDSSDDEISPREKQQTNSKGSSNFCVKNIKQAEFGRREIEIAEQDMSALISLRKRAQGEKPLAGAKIVGCTHITAQTAVLIETLCALGAQCRWSACNIYSTQNEVAAALAEAGVAVFAWKGESEDDFWWCIDRCVNMDGWQANMILDDGGDLTHWVYKKYPNVFKKIRGIVEESVTGVHRLYQLSKAGKLCVPAMNVNDSVTKQKFDNLYCCRESILDGLKRTTDVMFGGKQVVVCGYGEVGKGCCAALKALGAIVYITEIDPICALQACMDGFRVVKLNEVIRQVDVVITCTGNKNVVTREHLDRMKNSCIVCNMGHSNTEIDVTSLRTPELTWERVRSQVDHVIWPDGKRVVLLAEGRLLNLSCSTVPTFVLSITATTQALALIELYNAPEGRYKQDVYLLPKKMDEYVASLHLPSFDAHLTELTDDQAKYLGLNKNGPFKPNYYR
- the AHCYL1 gene encoding S-adenosylhomocysteine hydrolase-like protein 1 isoform X3 yields the protein MQEFTKFPTKTGRRSLSRSISQSSTDSYSSAASYTDSSDDEISPREKQQTNSKGSSNFCVKNIKQAEFGRREIEIAEQDMSALISLRKRAQGEKPLAGAKIVGCTHITAQTAVLIETLCALGAQCRWSACNIYSTQNEVAAALAEAGVAVFAWKGESEDDFWWCIDRCVNMDGWQANMILDDGGDLTHWVYKKYPNVFKKIRGIVEESVTGVHRLYQLSKAGKLCVPAMNVNDSVTKQKFDNLYCCRESILDGLKRTTDVMFGGKQVVVCGYGEVGKGCCAALKALGAIVYITEIDPICALQACMDGFRVVKLNEVIRQVDVVITCTGNKNVVTREHLDRMKNSCIVCNMGHSNTEIDVTSLRTPELTWERVRSQVDHVIWPDGKRVVLLAEGRLLNLSCSTVPTFVLSITATTQALALIELYNAPEGRYKQDVYLLPKKMDEYVASLHLPSFDAHLTELTDDQAKYLGLNKNGPFKPNYYRY
- the AHCYL1 gene encoding S-adenosylhomocysteine hydrolase-like protein 1 isoform X1, which codes for MSVPDAMPLPVAGVGVGVGEELKQAKEKEDAEKYSFMATVTKAPKKQIQFADDMQEFTKFPTKTGRRSLSRSISQSSTDSYSSAASYTDSSDDEISPREKQQTNSKGSSNFCVKNIKQAEFGRREIEIAEQDMSALISLRKRAQGEKPLAGAKIVGCTHITAQTAVLIETLCALGAQCRWSACNIYSTQNEVAAALAEAGVAVFAWKGESEDDFWWCIDRCVNMDGWQANMILDDGGDLTHWVYKKYPNVFKKIRGIVEESVTGVHRLYQLSKAGKLCVPAMNVNDSVTKQKFDNLYCCRESILDGLKRTTDVMFGGKQVVVCGYGEVGKGCCAALKALGAIVYITEIDPICALQACMDGFRVVKLNEVIRQVDVVITCTGNKNVVTREHLDRMKNSCIVCNMGHSNTEIDVTSLRTPELTWERVRSQVDHVIWPDGKRVVLLAEGRLLNLSCSTVPTFVLSITATTQALALIELYNAPEGRYKQDVYLLPKKMDEYVASLHLPSFDAHLTELTDDQAKYLGLNKNGPFKPNYYRY